One Amaranthus tricolor cultivar Red isolate AtriRed21 chromosome 1, ASM2621246v1, whole genome shotgun sequence DNA window includes the following coding sequences:
- the LOC130823622 gene encoding bark storage protein A-like produces the protein MMGVGSQLIIKAVMMMMMMMMMMVQKSDELRSTHPLHEVVDWINYQGGPFIGLVLAFPAEETPLIASGLFVPNSIYPVIQLSGRKFKIGRMKDVDVIYVLTGEQTVNAALTVQVMLQTFDIKGIVHYGIAGCTNTSMHVGDVAVPNLFAFTSSWKWLDFGSSQTGQKEIKIGSYNLPQAGENLLERIQFTPVQLFSDWTAMQELFWFPVDPYWYNLATQIREVKLQRCVNETACLPHEPQVVFDLRGSTANVFMSNLAYGKFLHHEFNISTVDEESAAAIHVSRTNGVPCIVFRGISDVAGGEKLSLDGLSSLAATNSFRVAAKFVELIGCNKPNL, from the exons atgatgGGCGTTGGATCTCAGCTGATAATCAAAgctgtgatgatgatgatgatgatgatgatgatgatggtgcaGAAAAGTGATGAGTTAAGGTCTACACATCCATTACATGAGGTTGTAGATTGGATAAACTACCAAGGTGGTCCCTTCATTGGACTTGTTTTGGCTTTTCCTGCTGAAGAAACTCCTCTTATTGCTTCTGGTCTTTTTGTGCCTAATTCCATATATCCTGTCATTCAACTATCCG GAAGGAAATTCAAGATTGGAAGAATGAAAGATGTAGATGTAATCTATGTGTTGACGGGAGAACAAACA GTAAATGCAGCTCTTACAGTACAAGTTATGCTTCAAACCTTTGACATTAAGGGAATCGTACATTATGGCATTGCTGGTTGTACTAACACTTCAATGCATGTTGGCGATGTCGCTGTACCAAATCTATTTGCATTTACCTCTTCCTGGAAATGGCTG GATTTTGGGTCATCACAAACGGgccaaaaagaaataaaaattgggTCCTACAATCTTCCACAAGCAGGAGAAAATTTATTAGAAAGAATACAATTCACCCCTGTTCAACTCTTTTCAGATTGGACGGCAATGCAAGAGCTTTTTTGGTTTCCAGTTGATCCTTATTGGTACAATCTCGCTACACAAATCCGG GAAGTAAAGTTGCAACGTTGTGTGAACGAGACTGCTTGTTTGCCTCATGAGCCACAAGTAGTATTCGACCTCAGAGGTTCAACAGCCAATGTGTTTATGTCAAACTTAGCTTATGGAAAGTTCCTTCATCATGAATTCAACATTTCCACGGTAGATGAAGAGAGTGCTGCAGCCATACAC GTTTCGCGTACAAATGGAGTGCCATGTATCGTGTTTCGTGGTATCTCGGATGTCGCTGGTGGAGAGAAACTTTCATTGGATGGTCTTAGTTCCTTGGCTGCAACCAATTCATTCAGAGTTGCTGCCAAATTTGTGGAACTCATAGGCTGCAACAAACCTAATCTTTGA